A region from the Deltaproteobacteria bacterium genome encodes:
- a CDS encoding Rne/Rng family ribonuclease gives MAKQILINVAPWETRVALLEDTTLVELHIERRGGGGIAGNVYKGKVLRVLPGMQAAFIDIGLPKAAFLHASDVGPPALPPEVAREGDAAELVEAPALPPPHDTRPIEERLHKGEEVLVQVAKEPMGTKGARVTAHLSLPGRYLVYMPGTQHIGVSRRIEDPAERDRLRTIVEAERPEEGGLIVRTACEGVTKREIHDDVRFLTRLWARLEKQADAASAPALVHSDLDLVLRTVRDLFTSDVDRLAIDSREDHARVLEFVTALMPRLAPRVHLYEGLTPIFDQHGVETKINRALERRVWLKSGGYLIFDQTESLTTVDVNTGRYVGKKDQEETILKTNLEAAKQVVQQLRLRNIGGIIVIDFIDMEKAANRKKVFDALQDAVRRDKARANVLRISELGLVQMTRKRTRESLEQLLLSPCPHCGGGGRVRSLETLAYDALRRVQREAAGARDSTRIALRVHPEVAAFLTEQERRSLEALERLVGRTVAVEAAPELDREQVQVALES, from the coding sequence AAGCAGATCCTCATCAACGTGGCCCCGTGGGAGACGCGGGTGGCGCTCCTCGAAGACACGACGCTGGTCGAGCTGCACATCGAGCGCCGCGGCGGCGGCGGGATCGCCGGCAACGTCTACAAGGGCAAGGTGCTGCGCGTGCTCCCGGGCATGCAGGCCGCGTTCATCGACATCGGGCTCCCGAAGGCGGCCTTCCTGCATGCCTCGGACGTGGGTCCCCCGGCGCTGCCGCCCGAGGTGGCGCGCGAGGGCGACGCGGCCGAGCTGGTCGAGGCGCCGGCGCTCCCGCCGCCGCACGACACACGTCCGATCGAGGAGCGCCTGCACAAGGGCGAGGAGGTGCTGGTCCAGGTGGCGAAGGAGCCGATGGGGACCAAGGGCGCGCGCGTGACCGCCCACCTCTCGCTCCCCGGCCGCTACCTGGTCTACATGCCGGGGACGCAGCACATCGGGGTCTCGCGCCGCATCGAGGACCCCGCCGAGCGCGACCGCCTGCGCACCATCGTCGAGGCCGAGCGCCCCGAGGAGGGCGGCCTCATCGTGCGCACCGCCTGCGAGGGCGTGACCAAGCGGGAGATCCACGACGACGTGCGCTTCCTGACGCGTCTCTGGGCGCGCCTCGAGAAGCAGGCCGACGCCGCGAGCGCGCCCGCCCTCGTGCACTCCGACCTCGACCTCGTGCTGCGCACGGTCCGCGACCTCTTCACCTCCGACGTCGACCGGCTCGCGATCGACAGCCGGGAGGACCATGCGCGCGTGCTCGAGTTCGTGACCGCGCTCATGCCGCGGCTCGCCCCGCGCGTGCATCTCTACGAGGGGCTCACCCCGATCTTCGACCAGCACGGCGTGGAGACCAAGATCAACCGCGCCCTCGAGCGCCGCGTGTGGCTCAAGTCGGGTGGCTACCTGATCTTCGACCAGACCGAGTCGCTCACCACGGTGGACGTCAACACGGGCCGCTACGTCGGCAAGAAGGACCAGGAGGAGACGATCCTCAAGACCAACCTCGAGGCGGCGAAGCAGGTCGTGCAGCAGCTCCGGCTGCGCAACATCGGCGGCATCATCGTGATCGACTTCATCGACATGGAGAAGGCCGCCAACCGAAAGAAGGTCTTCGACGCGCTCCAGGACGCGGTCCGCAGGGACAAGGCGCGCGCCAACGTGCTGCGCATCTCGGAGCTCGGCCTGGTGCAGATGACGCGCAAGCGGACGCGCGAGAGCCTCGAGCAGCTCCTCCTGAGCCCGTGCCCGCACTGCGGCGGCGGGGGGCGCGTGCGCTCGCTCGAGACGCTCGCCTACGACGCCCTTCGCCGCGTGCAGCGCGAGGCGGCCGGGGCGAGGGACTCGACGCGCATCGCGCTGCGCGTCCATCCCGAGGTGGCGGCCTTCCTGACCGAGCAGGAGCGGCGCAGCCTGGAGGCGCTCGAGCGGCTGGTCGGGCGGACGGTCGCGGTCGAGGCTGCACCCGAGCTCGATCGCGAGCAGGTCCAGGTGGCGCTCGAAAGCTAG